A genome region from Mycolicibacterium litorale includes the following:
- a CDS encoding cyclase family protein: MRDLSHPIATGMQVYPGDPTVAVEPALLRARDGVDVAALHLGSHTGTHLDAPSHCIQGGRTTARITLGELIGDALIVHLGTPAPRATYGLPEIEAVLDGGLPEHVPPIVVFDTGWATHFGSAAALDHPALSADAATDLLRRGMRVLAVDTLSPDPTETGADFPVHQVVLGADALIVENLCHLDGLPARVRIGFFPLPIDADGAPVRAVVLS; the protein is encoded by the coding sequence ATGCGTGACCTCAGCCATCCCATCGCGACGGGCATGCAGGTCTATCCCGGCGATCCCACCGTCGCCGTCGAACCGGCGCTGCTGCGGGCGCGCGACGGCGTCGACGTCGCGGCGCTGCACCTGGGCTCACACACGGGCACTCATCTCGACGCGCCATCACACTGCATCCAGGGCGGACGGACGACAGCTCGGATCACCCTGGGCGAATTGATCGGTGACGCGCTGATCGTCCACTTAGGAACGCCGGCGCCGCGGGCGACGTACGGCCTGCCCGAGATCGAGGCGGTTCTCGACGGCGGGCTGCCGGAGCATGTGCCCCCGATCGTGGTGTTCGACACCGGGTGGGCGACCCACTTCGGCAGCGCCGCCGCGCTGGACCACCCGGCGCTGTCCGCCGATGCCGCAACGGATCTGTTGCGCCGTGGCATGCGGGTGCTCGCCGTCGACACCCTGAGTCCCGATCCCACCGAAACGGGCGCCGACTTTCCGGTGCATCAGGTGGTGCTCGGCGCCGATGCCTTGATCGTCGAGAACCTGTGCCATCTCGACGGCCTGCCCGCCCGCGTGCGGATCGGGTTCTTCCCGCTACCGATCGACGCCGACGGTGCCCCGGTGCGTGCGGTTGTTCTTTCGTGA
- the rpsB gene encoding 30S ribosomal protein S2 has translation MAVVTMKQLLDSGAHFGHQTRRWNPKMKRFIFTDRNGIYIIDLQQTLTYIDKAYEFVKETVAHGGSIMFVGTKKQAQESIAEEATRVGMPYVNQRWLGGMLTNFSTVHKRLQRLKELEAMEQTGGFEGRTKKEILMLTREKNKLERSLGGIRDMQKVPSAVWVVDTNKEHLAVAEARKLNIPIIAILDTNCDPDVVDYPIPGNDDAIRSAALLTKVVAAAVAEGLQARSGAGNGNKAEAGQDGVAAEPLAEWEQELLAGATASPTAAGAAPGTPEADIQTEPTIAQNP, from the coding sequence ATGGCTGTTGTGACAATGAAGCAGCTGCTCGACAGCGGCGCTCACTTCGGGCATCAGACCCGTCGCTGGAACCCCAAGATGAAGCGGTTCATCTTCACCGACCGCAACGGCATCTACATCATCGATCTGCAGCAGACGCTGACCTACATCGACAAGGCGTACGAGTTCGTCAAGGAGACCGTCGCCCACGGCGGCTCCATCATGTTCGTCGGCACCAAGAAGCAGGCGCAGGAGTCCATCGCCGAAGAGGCGACCCGCGTCGGCATGCCCTACGTGAACCAGCGCTGGCTGGGCGGCATGCTCACGAACTTCTCGACGGTGCACAAGCGTCTGCAGCGCCTCAAGGAACTCGAGGCGATGGAGCAGACCGGTGGCTTCGAGGGTCGCACCAAGAAGGAAATCCTGATGCTGACCCGCGAGAAGAACAAGCTCGAGCGGTCGCTGGGCGGTATCCGCGACATGCAGAAGGTGCCTTCGGCCGTCTGGGTCGTCGACACCAACAAGGAGCACCTCGCGGTTGCCGAGGCCCGCAAGCTGAACATCCCGATCATCGCGATCCTGGACACGAACTGCGACCCCGACGTCGTGGACTACCCGATCCCGGGCAACGACGACGCGATCCGTTCGGCCGCGCTGCTGACCAAGGTCGTCGCCGCCGCGGTGGCCGAGGGTCTGCAGGCCCGTTCGGGCGCCGGTAACGGCAACAAGGCCGAGGCCGGCCAGGACGGGGTGGCTGCTGAGCCGCTCGCCGAATGGGAGCAGGAACTGCTCGCCGGCGCGACGGCGTCCCCCACCGCGGCCGGTGCCGCGCCCGGGACGCCCGAGGCAGACATCCAGACCGAACCCACCATCGCCCAGAACCCCTAG
- a CDS encoding LLM class F420-dependent oxidoreductase, translating into MIASAAHLSRPLRFGLTTALPRAGADTRDFARAVESAGFDVLTFADHLVPAMPPFSGAAAAAVATERLHVGTLVLNNDFRHPVETARESAGVSTVSDGRFELGLGAGHMKSEYDAAGIPFDRSGIRVERLEESVGIIRALLDGDAVDADGAHYRVHTGPGALLPAPPHRVPLLIGGNGERVLRLAGRVADIAGFAGITHNHDATEVALTHFGPDGLDNRIAVVRDAAGDRFDQIELNALIQAVVVTGDREAAAADLAGAISGVDPADLLDSPFVLLGTHEQMAQMLHDRQQRFGVSYWTVFDEWGGRPSAMPDLAEVIRLLR; encoded by the coding sequence ATGATCGCCAGCGCCGCCCACCTGTCGCGTCCGCTTCGATTCGGTCTCACCACCGCACTGCCCCGCGCCGGCGCGGACACCCGCGACTTCGCCCGCGCGGTCGAATCGGCCGGCTTCGACGTCCTCACCTTCGCCGACCATCTGGTGCCCGCGATGCCGCCGTTCAGCGGCGCGGCGGCCGCCGCGGTGGCCACCGAACGGCTGCACGTCGGAACCCTGGTGCTCAACAACGATTTCCGCCACCCCGTCGAGACCGCCCGCGAATCGGCCGGTGTCTCCACAGTGTCCGACGGACGGTTCGAACTCGGCCTGGGCGCGGGCCATATGAAATCGGAATACGACGCCGCCGGGATCCCATTCGACCGCAGCGGGATCCGCGTCGAGCGGCTCGAGGAGTCGGTCGGCATCATCCGCGCGCTGCTCGACGGCGATGCGGTCGACGCCGACGGTGCGCACTACCGGGTGCACACCGGCCCGGGTGCGCTGTTGCCTGCGCCGCCGCACCGGGTGCCGTTGCTGATCGGCGGCAACGGTGAGCGGGTGTTGCGACTGGCGGGCCGGGTCGCCGACATCGCGGGCTTCGCGGGCATCACGCACAACCACGACGCGACCGAGGTCGCGTTGACCCACTTCGGGCCCGACGGGCTGGACAACCGGATCGCCGTCGTGCGCGACGCCGCGGGCGACCGGTTCGACCAGATCGAACTCAACGCACTGATCCAGGCGGTGGTGGTGACCGGCGACCGGGAGGCGGCCGCGGCCGACCTCGCCGGCGCGATCAGCGGAGTCGACCCGGCCGATCTGCTGGACTCGCCGTTCGTGCTGCTCGGCACGCACGAGCAGATGGCGCAGATGCTGCACGACCGGCAGCAGCGGTTCGGGGTGAGCTACTGGACGGTGTTCGACGAATGGGGCGGCCGCCCGTCGGCGATGCCCGACCTCGCGGAAGTCATACGTTTGCTCCGCTGA
- a CDS encoding M23 family metallopeptidase codes for MRVLVALVALVAVAVAAAGPARADPSPDDGRLDWPLRPRPAVVRTFDAPTPKWQRGHRGVDLAATAGQPVYAAQAGTVVFAGDLAGRPLVSIAHPGGLRTSYEPVSPSVRSGQLVHTGTVVGEVVAGHAGCARAACLHWGAMWGPASRADYVDPLGLLAGTPVRLLPLRP; via the coding sequence ATGCGAGTGCTGGTGGCGTTGGTGGCGTTGGTGGCGGTGGCCGTCGCGGCGGCGGGCCCGGCGCGCGCCGACCCATCACCTGACGATGGCCGACTGGACTGGCCGCTGCGGCCGCGACCTGCGGTGGTGCGGACCTTCGACGCGCCGACCCCGAAGTGGCAGCGCGGACACCGCGGCGTCGATCTGGCCGCCACGGCCGGACAGCCCGTGTACGCGGCGCAGGCGGGCACCGTCGTCTTCGCCGGTGACCTGGCCGGCCGGCCGCTGGTGTCGATCGCCCATCCGGGCGGCCTGCGCACCAGCTACGAACCCGTGTCACCGTCGGTGCGGTCCGGGCAACTCGTGCACACCGGCACCGTCGTCGGCGAGGTGGTGGCGGGGCACGCCGGCTGCGCGAGGGCGGCGTGCCTGCACTGGGGCGCCATGTGGGGGCCGGCGTCGCGCGCGGACTACGTCGACCCGCTGGGCCTGCTGGCGGGCACACCGGTCCGGCTGCTGCCGCTTCGCCCATAG